The proteins below come from a single Mangifera indica cultivar Alphonso chromosome 16, CATAS_Mindica_2.1, whole genome shotgun sequence genomic window:
- the LOC123198762 gene encoding pentatricopeptide repeat-containing protein At5g66631, whose product MFVHRFFAAVDLSKTIAQLQTRFYVRAPFPNKLTHYLRRAQLIDSIRLALRSDSPNYSALLNDRLIDSFIVVHALRSAPNADSALRILQNLEASPHFSHTQATLHALATVLAKSRRSAELKTLISDINSGRFRDCRVSLMNLLQWYSAIGDLHMVINTWNEYRQKEKRVCTESYNIVMSVYAKMGKHFEAVETFSNMIDEGAIPNSRTYTVMIEHLVNCGKLDSAMKVFSVLPLMRIKRTLKQFSVLVEGFVGVGQFDEVKTLLNEMRNDGKFPGRSMCVSLQRMQEAGFVEETDDFLREMLPDDRIKSVRYCEDSSDEEEDDIINNDCGEGKLDEIKLKPWLDPKALADALNEWSPEVVSVLEDAKFVWTTRLVCKVLRQFKSPETAWDFFCWVAYQPGYTHDVYTVERLMAILARHGYVELVDRLIFKIRREGMRLPFGTIRLLIDFYGISKKADAALKVFYDDRTLCGPVSNFNLMLLYSSLLRTLTKCKRDSDAINVFEEMILNGVCPDIQTFSGLMYHFALLGDIKTVQKLFTMVRQSGVEPDAYMYKVLIQAYCKCERAALAYRVFEDLSNTNLLPDAATKELLVKSLWKEGKRKEAAAVEERCEEINEVLPLALRGHIWTVNSGDLTRVYNIYLKSFSSMSS is encoded by the coding sequence ATGTTTGTTCATCGGTTTTTTGCTGCTGTAGACCTCTCAAAAACCATTGCCCAGTTGCAAACTCGTTTTTATGTGCGTGCCCCATTCCCCAACAAGCTCACCCATTATCTCCGCCGGGCACAACTCATCGACTCTATCAGGCTTGCTCTACGTTCCGACTCACCCAACTATTCTGCTCTTCTTAACGATCGTCTTATAGACTCCTTCATTGTGGTTCACGCGCTTCGTTCCGCTCCTAATGCCGACTCTGCCCTCCGCATCCTTCAAAATCTTGAAGCAAGTCCTCATTTCTCCCATACACAAGCTACCCTCCACGCCCTGGCCACAGTTTTAGCGAAGTCTCGACGAAGTGCTGAACTTAAGACCCTCATTAGCGACATTAATTCTGGTAGATTTAGGGATTGTCGTGTTAGTCTTATGAACCTCTTGCAATGGTATAGTGCAATTGGTGACCTTCATATGGTTATAAATACATGGAATGAGTATAGGCAGAAAGAGAAGCGTGTGTGCACGGAGTCTTATAACATTGTTATGAGCGTTTATGCTAAAATGGGTAAACATTTTGAAGCTGTGGAGACATTTAGCAATATGATTGATGAAGGGGCAATTCCAAATTCTAGGACTTATACTGTTATGATTGAGCACCTTGTAAATTGTGGGAAACTGGATTCAGCAATGAAGGTATTTAGTGTTTTGCCGTTGATGAGGATAAAGAGGACACTGAAGCAGTTTTCTGTTTTGGTGGAGGGATTTGTTGGGGTTGGACAATTTGATGAGGTTAAAACATTGCTCAATGAAATGCGGAATGATGGGAAGTTTCCTGGTAGGTCCATGTGTGTGTCTTTGCAACGAATGCAGGAGGCAGGGTTTGTTGAGGAGACTGATGATTTTCTGAGGGAAATGTTACCGGATGATAGAATTAAGAGTGTACGCTATTGTGAGGATAGTAGTGATGAAGAAGAGGATgacattattaataatgattgtGGTGAGGGAAAGCTGGACGAAATTAAATTGAAACCATGGCTGGATCCAAAGGCATTGGCAGATGCATTAAATGAATGGAGCCCTGAGGTGGTATCTGTGTTGGAGGATGCTAAATTTGTGTGGACAACTCGGTTGGTTTGCAAGGTTCTTCGGCAGTTCAAATCACCAGAAACTGCATGGGATTTCTTCTGTTGGGTTGCTTATCAGCCAGGGTATACTCATGATGTTTATACAGTGGAAAGGTTGATGGCTATTTTAGCACGTCATGGATATGTTGAATTGGTTGACAgactcatatttaaaataagaaggGAGGGAATGAGGTTGCCCTTCGGCACTATCAGGTTACTTATTGATTTTTATGGCATTTCTAAGAAAGCTGATGCAGCTTTAAAGGTCTTCTATGATGATAGAACTCTCTGTGGTCCAGTTTCAAATTTTAACCTGATGCTGTTATATTCATCTCTATTGCGTACATTGACCAAGTGTAAGAGGGATTCCGATGCCATAAATGTATTCGAAGAAATGATTTTAAATGGTGTTTGCCCTGATATTCAAACATTTTCGGGGTTGATGTATCATTTTGCACTGCTGGGAGATATTAAAACTGTACAAAAGTTATTTACAATGGTTAGGCAGAGTGGTGTAGAGCCAGATGCTTATATGTATAAGGTTCTGATTCAAGCTTACTGCAAATGTGAGAGAGCTGCCCTTGCATATAGGGTTTTTGAAGACCTCAGTAATACTAATTTGTTGCCTGATGCTGCTACCAAGGAATTGCTTGTGAAGAGTCTTTGGAAGGAAGGCAAGCGAAAAGAGGCCGCTGCTGTAGAAGAGAGATGCGAGGAGATAAATGAGGTCCTTCCACTGGCATTGCGGGGTCATATATGGACAGTTAACTCTGGAGATCTCACAAgagtttataatatttatttgaagagTTTTTCGTCAATGAGTAGTTAA